In the Haloarcula salinisoli genome, TCGCTGTCGGCTTTCGGCGAGCGCAACCAACGCGGGAAAGACCTCGCCCTCTCGGCGGTCAATGAGGTCGGTATCGGCGGCAGCGAGCTACAGGTCACCGTCGAGGACTCCGGCAGCGAGAACCAGGGTGGCATTTCGGCCGCCCAGAAGCTCGTCAACCAGGACGGCGTCCCGTTCCTCATCGGAGCCGTCGGCTCGGGCGTCTCGCTGGCTATCTACGAGAGTGTCGTGGAAGGGACCGACGTGGTCCAGCTTTCCCAGAACTCTACCGGCCTCGGACTGACCGACTTTCCGGAGCTCCTCCGAATGTCACCGCCGGGGAGCACGCAGGCGACCGCCCTCGCGGACATCATCGCCGAGGACGGCTACGACAGCGTCGCGCTCACGTACGTGAACAACAACTACGGCCAGAGCCTGGCCGAGGCCTTCACGAACGCCTGGGACGGCGATGTCGCCTACAACAACTCTCACGACCAGGAACAGCAGTCTTACTCCAGTGTTATCTCGGAGATGAACAACGCCAGCGCGGACGCATGGCTGTTTATCACCTACCAGGCGGAGTTCTCCACGATGGTCAACGAGATATTCTCGAGTGGCTACGAGGCCCAGCTCTACGGCGCGGACTCCGTCTCGGGCGAGAACGTTCTCGAGAACACCCCCGACGGGAGCATGGAAGGGATGAAAATCGTCGTTCCCTCGGCCCCCGTAGAGGAGCAGAACTACCAGGACTTCGCCTCGACGTTCGAGGAGGAGTACGGTCAGGCCCCGACCTCGTGGGCGGCCTACGCCTACGACTGCGTCATCAACGCGGCGCTGGCCATCCAGGCTGCGGACTCCTTTACCGGGGCCGCGCTTGGCGAAGTCGTCCGCGACGTCAGCCGGCCGGAGGGTGAGCAGGTCACCTCCTTCGAAGCGGCGAGCGATATCCTCTCGGACGGCAGTCCGAGCGACGTGGACTATCAGGGCGTCAGCGGTCCCATCGACTTCGACGAGAACGGTGACCCAGTCGGCTTCCTGCAGGTTCTCGAGGTCCAGGACCACAGTTACCAGGGCGTCGACTTCATCAGTTCCTGACCGACCGATGGTACTCGACCTACTCGCCAGCGGGCTGGTCTTCAGCAGCATCATCGTACTCGGCAGTATCGGTCTGTCGCTGGTGTACAGCATCGCGAACTTCGCGAACTTCGCCCACGGCGACACGATGACCATCGGCGCCTACACGTCGCTGGTCACCTTCGGCGCCGTCGGCGGGCTCGGCGGGTCGGTCCTCGGATTGCCCTTCGGCTTTTTCGTCGCGTTGCTCGCCGGCATAGCCGTGGCCGCACTCGTCGCGGTCGTCACGGAGAAGCTCGTCTACGACGGGATGGACCTGGACTCCATCGGGCTGCTCATCGTCTCTATCGGGCTGGCTTTCATCTACCGCGCGGTCATCCAACTGGGCTTTAGCGCCCAGTCCACACGGTACGGGATTCAGGCACTCCGCCCCATCGAGGCGTTGCTGCCGTACGGGGTTCGGGTCACCCAGCACGACGTGGCCATCGTCGTCTCCGCCGCCGTGCTGGTCACCGGCCTGCACGTTCTCCTGCAGTACAGCGACCTCGGCCGGAAGATGCGAGCGATGGCCGACAACCCGGACCTGGCCCGCGTCAGCGGTATCCGGACCGACCGTATCAAGCTGTGGACCTGGGTCATCGGCGCCGGACTCGCCGGTGCCGGCGGTGCGTTCCTCGGGCTGTACAGCCAGCTCACGCCCCGAATGGGCTTTAACCTCCTCTTGCTCATCTTCGCCGCGGTCATCCTCGGCGGCATCGGCTCCGTCTACGGCGCGATGCTCGGCGGCTTCCTCATCGGGGTTATAAACCAGATGACGCCGCTGTTGTCCCAGATAGGCATCCCCATCGGCATCGAGTACGCCGACGCGATAGCCTTCGTCATCATGGTGGTCGTGTTGCTGTTCCGACCGAACGGTATCGCCGGGGAGGCGACCTGAGATGTCGCTCACCACTGACCCGAAAGGGTACTGGACCGACCTCACCGTCGCCGAGAAAGGAGTCTCCGTCGGCGTCGTCCTGTTTGCCGCCGCGCTACTCTTTAGCCTGCTCACCGGCGGGCTCGCACCGACGTACTTCCTCTATCTCGTCGGCCTCGCGGGGATGTACGCGCTGCTCTCGCTGGGCCTGAACTCCCAGTGGGGCTTTTCGGGGCTCATCAACTTCAGCGTCGCCGCCTTCTTCGGCATCGGTGCCTACGGCACCGCACTCGCCAGCGCGAGCGGCTCGCCGATAGCGGGCGGCCTGCCCCCGGTCGTGGGACTGCTCGCCGCGCTGGCGCTCGCGACGATGCTGGCGCTATTTATCGGTATCCCGACGCTCCGGCTCCGGGCCGACTACCTCGCCATCGCCTCTATCGGGCTGGCCGAGGTCGTTCGTATCATCGTCCGTAACCAGGACGACTGGACGAACGGCAGCGCCGGCGTCCGCGGCATCCCGAGCTTCTTCGAGGGGTGGCCGGTCCTGGAGACGCTCCCGGAGACGTTGCCGACGCTCGTCTTTGGCTCCGGGCCCGGTGCCACGGTGCTCAACGCGCCGTTCTGGCAGGCACTGCTGAACGTCGGGCTGGTGCTCGCGTTCGTCGGTCTGTGCTACCTGGTCCTGCGCAGGGCCCACCGATCGCCGTGGGGGCGCGTGCTCCGGACGATTCGCTCCGACGAAGACCTCGCACGCGCGCTGGGCAAGAACACCTACGGCTTCAAGATGCAGTCGTTCGTCCTCGGGAGCCTCATCATGGCGCTCGCGGGCGTCTTCTACGCCCACCTGAACCTCTATGTCAGCCCCGGCGACTTAGACCCCATCACGACGTTCTACGTCTGGGTCGCGGTCATCCTGGGCGGGAGCGGTTCCAACCGCGGCGCGCTCTTTGGCGGCGTCGTCATCGTCGCGATTCGGGAGGGGACGCGAGCCCTGCCAGTGGATGCCGCCCCCATGCGACTACTGTTCATCGGGCTCATCATCGTCTTCCTGATGCGGTTCCGTCCGCAGGGCGTCTTACCCCCACAGAAGGAGCTCATCTGGCCTGGGACCGTCGACGAGACGCCCCAGCAACCGGACTCCGGCGTGCGAGAGACGAAAGCAGGTGAACAATGAGCGAACAGACCACCGACACCCAGACTGCGGCAACGATGTCTAAAGACGACGTGGTGTTGCGCGTCGACAACCTCGTGAAGACCTTCGGCGCGCTCGTCGCTACCGACCACGCCACCTTCGAGGTCGAACGCGGCACCATCACGGGACTTATCGGCCCGAACGGGGCCGGGAAGTCGACGCTTTTCAACCTCATCTCGGGGTTCTACGAGGCCGATTCGGGCAGCGTCTCGGTCAACGGGACCGACGTCACGGGCCAGGAGCCCTACGAGATAGCCGACCACGGGCTGATTCGGACCTTCCAGACGCCCCGCAAAGTCGAGGGGATGACAGTCCGGGAGGCGATGCTCGTCGGGCCGCGCAACCAGCCCGGCGAGTCGTTCCTGAAACTGTTCACCGCCCCCGGTGAGGTCGGCGAGGCCGAATCGAAGAACATGGACGACGTCAACCGAATCCTAGAGGAGTTCGAAATCGACCATCTGGCCACCCAGCCCGCGACGAAGATATCGGGCGGCCAGATGAAACTGGTCGAACTGGCCCGTGCGATGCTCTCTGAGCCCGAAATCCTGCTGCTGGACGAGCCGGCCGCGGGCGTGAACCCCACCCTCAGGAACAAGCTCGCCGAGCAGATTCGCCGGCTCAACGAGCAAGGGACGACGATGTTGCTCATCGAACACGACATGGAGTTCGTGATGAGCCTGGCCGACCCGGTCATCGTCCTCGACCAGGGGTCGGTCCTGATGGAGGGACGCCCCGACGAAGTCCAGAGCGACACCCGTGTCATCGACGCGTACCTCGGATAACCATGACCGGAGACACTACTACGACCCAGGAGACCGCGAGCGCCGAACCGACCGACCACGTCGTCGAACTGTCGGGCGTCGACAGCGGCTACGGCGAGGTACAGGTACTGGACGACTGCTCGCTGCATCTCGACGCCGAGGAGATCGTCTGTCTCATCGGCCCCAACGGTGCCGGGAAATCGACCGTCCTCAAGACGGTGTTCGGGATGTTGACCCCCTGGGAGGGGTCGGTCACGTACCACGGCGAGGACATCGGCGGGATGGCCCCCGAAGAGATCGTCCGCGAAGGCATCGGGTACGTCCCCCAGACGGACAACGTCTTCGGCTCGCTCAGCATCGACGAGAACCTCCGGATGGGCGGGGTCGCCCGCGAGAGCGGCCTCGAACCGGTCATGGACAAGCTCTACGACCGCTTCCCGCTGCTCGACAAGAAGCGCACAGCGAAAGCCAGGACCCTCTCGGGCGGCCAGCGGCAGGTGCTCGCCTTCGCTCGGGCCTTGGTCATGGAACCCGACGTGTTGCTCATCGACGAGCCGTCGGCGGGGCTGGCCCCCAACACCGCCAAAGACGTCTTCGGCCACGTCGAAGCCGTCAACGACCTCGACACGGCCATCCTGATGGTCGAACAGAACGCCACGGAGGGGCTCGGTATCTCCGACCGCGGCTACGTCCTCGACCAGGGGACCGTCCGCTTTGGCGGCGCGGCGGACTCGCTGCTGGACAACGAAGAGGTGTCGAAGCTATATCTCGGCGGATGACCGTCGCTCAGTAACCGTGAGCGGGCTCAGACGATACGCCTTCGCCCTCGGCCCGCTCGCCGCGGCCGCCCTCTGGGGCGTGATGTTCGTCGTCAGCAAGTGGAGCTTCGCGCTCGTCCCGCCGGTGACCCTCGGATTCTTCCGTGTCGCGCTCGGCGCAGCGGCGCTGTGGGTCGGCCTCCGACTCGTCGGCGACCCGGCGACACCCGGTCGCGAGGACTGGCCGGCGCTCGTCGGCCTCGGCGGCTGGGTGACCGTCACCATCGTGGCCCAGTTTCTCGGCACCGAGCTCACGAACGCGAGTCAGGGCTCGCTACTGACGGTGCTGACACCGATTTTCGTGGTCCTCCTCTCTGGGGCGCTGCTGGGCGAGCGCGTCACGAAGACGAAGGCGCTCGGTATCGCCCTCGCTGCTGTCGGGACCGCCGTCGTCGTCGCCGGCCAGTACCACCTGCGTCGTATCGCCGTCGGCAACGCCGCCGGGGTGGCACTGCTCGTCGTGGCGAGTTTCGCGTGGGCCGGCTACACCGTGTGGGGCGTGGCAGTCGTCCGGAAGTTCTCGGCGCTGACCGCCGCGACCTACTCGACCATCGCCGCCACCCCGATGCTCGGGGTACTCGCTGTCGCCGAACTGTGGTATCTGGGTCGCGGTATCGCCACGATACCGCTCAGCGGGCCGTCCCTGCTCTCGGTCGCGTTTCTCGGGTTCGGGTCGACGGCCGCGGCCTGGTACCTCTGGTACAAGGGCCTGGAGTACGTCCCGGCCGGGACCGTCGCCGTGTTCTACTTCCTCCAGCCGGTCGTCGGCACGGCGCTCGCGGCGGCGCTGCTCGACGAGCAGGTCGGCGCGTGGTTCGTCGCTGGGAGTCTCACTATCGGCGCCGGCGTCTGGGTCGTCAGCCGCGAGCGGGCCGACGAGCCAGCGCGGAACCGACACGGCGACGGGAGTGAACTGCGTGAGTGACCCCGAAGGAAGCTGGATGCCCGGACCGTTCGCGACACTCGATAAGTCGGTGCCACCCGGCGTCGGACTCGCCGTCGCCGTCGTCGCCGTCAGTACCGGGGCCATCCTCGTCCGCCTCAGCGACGCTCCCTCGACCGTCGCCGCCTTCTACCGCGTCCTGTTCACGACGCTCCCGCTCGCGGTGATTGCAATCTGGCGCTACCGGAGCGAGTTCGGCCACATTGGCCGTCGTGACCTGCTGTTCGCGACGCTGTCGGGCGTCGCGCTCGCGGTCCACTTCGCCGCCTGGTTCGAGAGTCTGAGCTGGACCAGTGTGGCCGCGAGCGTCACCCTCGTCCAGTCCCAGCCGCTGTTCGTCGCGCTGGGGGCGTGGCTCCTGCTCGACGAGCGGCTGAGTCTCCGCATCGTCGGCGGCATCCTCGTCGCCGTCGCCGGCATGGTGACGATGGCACTCGGCGACCTGCTCACCGGCGTGCTCGTCGGGCCAGCGCCGTTATACGGCAACGCCCTCGCGCTGCTGGGCGCGGTGATGGCGGCCGGCTACGTCCTCGCCGGTCGGTCACTGCGCCAGCGCGTCTCGCTGGTGCCCTACGTCGTGGTCGTCTACAGCGTCTGTACCGTCGTTCTGCTCGCCATCGTCCTGGCACAGGGAGCGCCGCTGACCGGCTATCCGACCCGGGAGTGGCTCCTCTTTGCCGGCCTCGCGCTGGGCCCCGGCATCTTCGGCCACACGGTCATCAACTGGGCGCTCGCGCACCTCCGGTCGAGCGTCGTCTCCGTCTCACTGCTCGGTGAACCCGTCGGCTCGACCCTGCTTGCGTTCCTCCTGCTGTCGGAGGCGCCGACGCTGTTCACCGTCGGCGGCGGCGTCGCCGTCCTCGGGGGTATCGCGGTGACCGCGACAGACAAATGAGCGTCCCCGAGCAGGCTGTCGAACCGGTCCCTCAGCGGGTCGCTTGGCGGCCACGGGGCCGTGTTGCAGCCCCTGGACACGAACCCGACAGACCCTTCTGTCCGGTGGGCGAATCGGGGTGCATGGCAAACGACACTGTCACACTCACCATCGAAGGCGAGGATGACGAAGACGAACTGACCGTGCCGACCGAGCTACTGGACCTCCTGCGAGAGAACGACGAGACGGACCCGGCCGTCGTCGGTGACATCGCGATGTTCGGACTGGCCCAGCGAATCCACGGCGCCGTCCACCACGGCCAGGGCGAGGCCGACCAGGGAATCCAGGACCTCGAAGAGCTCACGCTCGACCTCTTCGAGGAGCGATTTGGCGCCTCCTTCGCCGAGCTGACCGGCCACGACCACTAACTGTCGCTTTCTTCTACGGTCCAGGTCAGCAAGACGCCGTCGTCGACCTGTTCGACCGACTCGAGGGCGAGTTCAGGGAACGACTCGACGAAGCCATCGCCGTCGGCCAGCGTCGGCGCGTCCCGACCCCCGAGTACCTTCGCGCCGATGTAGACGCGGAGTTCGTCGACCAGCCCGGCCTCGAAGAGGCTGAAGATGAGTTCGCCGCCGCCCTCGACCATCAGCCGCTCGATACCCTCACCCTCTAGCTTTGCCAGCGCCGTCGTCAGGTCCACGCGGTCCTCACCGGCCGCCAGGACGTACGCGCCGGCCTCCTCCATCTGTTCGATGAAATCGGTCGGGGCGGCCTCGCTGGTGAGCAGGTACGTCTCGGCGTCGTCGTCCAGTACTGTCGCGTCCGGCGGCGTCCGGATACGCGAGTCAGCGACGACGCGGGCCGGGTTCTTCGGCTCGCGGCGATCGAGTCGCGCCGAGTGACGGTCGGCGTCCTTGACTGTCAGCGACGGGTCGTCTGCCAGCACCGTCCCGACACCGACCATGACGGCGTCGCTGTCGGCCCGGAGCTGGTCCACGCGGTCGAAGTCCTCGCGCCCGGAGATGGCCAGCTGTTCGCGCCGGCGAGAGGCGAGCTTCCCGTCCGCGCTCATCGCGGCATTGACGACGACGTGCATACAGTGGGCCCAGGGAGGTAACGGGAAAACGGGTTTCGGTTCCGCTCGCCTACGCAGTCTCTCGGTCGGGACGCGTGGCCAGTTTCCGGGTGTCGACCGACTTCGTCTCGCCGTCTGCCGTCCGGAGCTTCAGCGTCGCGCCGTCGACGACCAGCTCGTCTACGTCCAGTGTCGCCTCGGTCGTCCACCCCTGGAGGCGGAGCATTCCCGCCTCGTCGATTTCGACGAACGTCCGGGGTTTCTCGACGGCGCCCATGTCCCAGGACTCCCCGCCCAGCGATACCGCCGTCTGGTCGCCCCGCGTCCGTGCGAACACACAGACGTGCTGGCGACGGGGCTCGTCGCCACGGGCGTGGTCGACGCGTTCCCACTCCTCGTAGTCCGCACCGAAGTGAGCGGCCCACAGCTCCAGATACTCGAAGTCGAACCGCTTCTTGCCGTCGTTGTCCCGACCGCTCCGCCAGACGACGTGTGCGTCGGAGGGCTTGGACCCGAACAACCCACCCACGCTATCTCACCCGCCGAGTATCACCGTCTGAAGCCACGGCCAGCGGTCCCCCTGACGCCCGAGACCGCGGACCATCGCTACCAGTAGCTCCCCCCGTCGGTATGTGACCCATACACACGGAATCCGCAGTATCGGATATAAAAACACGGGCTTCCTCAGAGTGGACTGACAGGAGGGACACTGAGCCTTATCGTATATTTGTCAATCTGTAATCCGAGACCGCCCGTACATATTAATGTATTATAGGTATTTTGGGCCATATGCACGAAATAGTTTACACATCCTCCGTCGTGTGGCAAAGTATGCTCACTCTCCACACATCGGACGGCTGAGACAGACCGCCGTCCGCTCGGGCCCCGATGACGGTGGGCCGAGCACGAAAACAGCCGCCGAGACAGACGCAGCCAGTCGGTCAGTCGCAGGGCGCACCGACACCGAACGATATCGCACGTGGTGGCACAGACGCCACCGATACCGCACGCACCGTGTCCGAATCCCAATCCGAACCGATACGACGGAGCATCGAGGTCGAATACTGGGTCGTCGACAGCGACGGGCGACTCACAGAACCGGGTCCGCTCGTCGCTGCCGCCCCGGGCGTCGAACGCGAGTTCGTCGAACCGGTCCTGGAGATAAAGACGACACCCTGTGAGACGACGCCACAGCTCCGGGCGGAACTGTTCGAGCGCATCGGCAAGGTGCTCGCAGTCGCCGACGAACACGACATGGGGTTGGTTCCGCTGGCGACGCCGCTGAACCACGACGAGATAGCGGACCTGCCCAGCGAACGCACCCGGATACAGCAGGAGATTATCGGCTCGGACTTCGAGTACGTCCGCCACTGTGCGGGCACACACATCCACGTCGAACAGATACCGGGGCGTGCCATCGACCAGCTCAACACGCTGGTCGCGATAGACCCCGCGCTGGCGCTCGTCAACTCCGCGCGTCGGTTCCGGGGCCGGCCACTGGCCGACGGCGCCCGGTCGAAGCTCTACCGATGGATGGCGTACGACGGACTGGCCCATCAGGGACGGCTCTGGCGGTACATCGAATCGCGGGAAGACTGGGACCGCCGGCTCCAGCGGCGATACGAGGAGTTCGAGCGGGCGGCACTGGAGTCGGGTATCGACCGGCAGACGTTCACGTCCTCGTTCGACCCCGAGAGCGCGGTCTGGACGCCCGTCCAGCTCCGTTCCGAGTTCGGGACCGTCGAGTGGCGCTCGCCGGACACCGCCCTGCCCAGCAGCGTCGTCGAACTGGCCGACACCGTGGCCAGGACGGTCGAACACCTCAGGGACACCGAGATCCGCATCGAGGGCGACACCGGCCGCGTCACCGACAGCCAGATCGTCCTCCCGGAGTTCACCCACGTGCTGGAGTACGTCAACGCCGCCATCCGCGACGGGCTCGCGTCCGAATCGCTGTGTGGCTATCTCGAACGGATGGGGTTCGACGTCGAGGCCTACGACCCCATCTCCCGCCAGGGGGACGACCGTGGGATGCTGTCGGTGGCCCAGGCACGAGAACGGCGACTCAGCTACGCGGAGCGGCTCGAACGGGACGTGACGGAGGCCCAGTCGATGCGCGCCGACTGACGTCGCTACTCCCGAGTCAGTTGGATGAGTCCCTCCCGCAGCGCCGCCTTGAACCGCTCGTCCAGCGGCATCGACTCCCAGCCCTCGGGCAGTTCCTCGACCGGCAACGAGTCCAGCGACTCGACCAGCGATTCGTGCAGAAACCGGCCGTTCTCGTCGCACTCCCCGCAGGTCCTGATTATCGACCGTATCTGGAAGGGGCGGGTGACGGTCGATTCACAGTGCGAACAGACGTACGTCTCGGTCACTGTGGCACAATACTGTCCCAGCGTACTCCTATGTTGCGCATCCACCTTTTTCTTCGTCGCCTTTCCTCGCACCACGTAGCGGTGCTGCGGGAAGGCTCCTCGAAAAACGTGGGCGAAAAAGGCCGGAATCTCGCTACGCTCGATTCCGGTGAAACCGCGCCTGCGGCGCGGTATGCTACGTTTTCACTCCCACTTCGCGCCGGGGTTCGTCACCGCGCCGTTGGCCGCCGAGCCGAAGTCCCGATGATACTTCGCGAGGATGCCGTTGTCGTACTGCGGTTCGGGGTCGTGGTCCGCCAGGCGCTCCTCTAACTCCTCGTCGGTGAGGTCGACGGAGAGCTCCAGTTCGTCGATGTCGATGGTGATGGTGTCGCCGTCCTCCAGCGCGGCGATGGGGCCGCCGGCGAAGGCCTCGGGCGCGACGTGGCCGATGGAGAACCCACGCGTGGCCCCGGAGAACCGACCGTCGGTAAACAGCGCGACGTCCTCGGCGTGGCCCTGACCGGCGACGGCCGAGGTCACACCGAGCATCTCCCGCATCCCGGGCCCGCCCTGTGGGCCCTCGTTGCGGATGCCGATGACGTCGCCGGACTCGACCTTGCCTTCCTGGACGTACTGCATCGCGCTCTCCTCGTCGTCGAAGATTCGGACGGGCCCCTCGTGGTGGAGGTGGTCCTCGCCGGTGATCTTGATGACCGCGCCGTCAGGGGCGAGATTCCCGGTGAGGATGCGGATGGCGCCCTGTTCGTTCTTGGGTTCCTCGACAGTGTAGAGGAAGTCGACGTCGAGGTCCTCGATGGCCGGCGGGTCGATACGTTCGAGACCCTCGGCCAGCGTCTCGCCGGTGACGGTCATGGCGTCGCCGTGGAGCAGGTCCGCATCGAGCAGTGCCTTGAGGACGACCGGGATGCCGCCGACCTCGAAGAGGTCGTTCATCACGCGAGTCCCGCCCGGCTGGAGGTTGGCAATCTTTGGCGTCCGCTTGCTTATCTCGTTGAACGTCTCGATGTCGAGGTCGACGTCGGCCTCGGCGGCCATCGCCAGCAGGTGCAGGACGGCGTTGGTCGACCCGCCGGTGGCGACCTGGAGCGCGATGGCGTTCTCGAACGACTCCCGGGTGAGGATGTCCGAGGGCTTCCGGTCGTTCTCGATGGCGTCGATGGCGACGGCGCCGGCCTCCTCGGCGATCTCGTAGCGGGCCTCGTGTTCGGCGGGCGCGCCCGAGGAACCGAGCGGTGCCAGGCCGATGGTCTCGGAGATGGAGGCCATCGTGTTCGCGGTGAACATTCCGCCACAGGAGCCCGCCCCGGGACAGGCGTGGCGTTCCATCTCGTCGAGTTCGTCCTCGGTCATGTCCCCGTCGGCGACGGCGC is a window encoding:
- a CDS encoding ABC transporter substrate-binding protein — its product is MREYTTNGIDRRTMLKLTGGVGIAGLAGCSGSSGDEAYNIGMVDAQTGSLSAFGERNQRGKDLALSAVNEVGIGGSELQVTVEDSGSENQGGISAAQKLVNQDGVPFLIGAVGSGVSLAIYESVVEGTDVVQLSQNSTGLGLTDFPELLRMSPPGSTQATALADIIAEDGYDSVALTYVNNNYGQSLAEAFTNAWDGDVAYNNSHDQEQQSYSSVISEMNNASADAWLFITYQAEFSTMVNEIFSSGYEAQLYGADSVSGENVLENTPDGSMEGMKIVVPSAPVEEQNYQDFASTFEEEYGQAPTSWAAYAYDCVINAALAIQAADSFTGAALGEVVRDVSRPEGEQVTSFEAASDILSDGSPSDVDYQGVSGPIDFDENGDPVGFLQVLEVQDHSYQGVDFISS
- a CDS encoding branched-chain amino acid ABC transporter permease, producing the protein MVLDLLASGLVFSSIIVLGSIGLSLVYSIANFANFAHGDTMTIGAYTSLVTFGAVGGLGGSVLGLPFGFFVALLAGIAVAALVAVVTEKLVYDGMDLDSIGLLIVSIGLAFIYRAVIQLGFSAQSTRYGIQALRPIEALLPYGVRVTQHDVAIVVSAAVLVTGLHVLLQYSDLGRKMRAMADNPDLARVSGIRTDRIKLWTWVIGAGLAGAGGAFLGLYSQLTPRMGFNLLLLIFAAVILGGIGSVYGAMLGGFLIGVINQMTPLLSQIGIPIGIEYADAIAFVIMVVVLLFRPNGIAGEAT
- a CDS encoding branched-chain amino acid ABC transporter permease; the encoded protein is MSLTTDPKGYWTDLTVAEKGVSVGVVLFAAALLFSLLTGGLAPTYFLYLVGLAGMYALLSLGLNSQWGFSGLINFSVAAFFGIGAYGTALASASGSPIAGGLPPVVGLLAALALATMLALFIGIPTLRLRADYLAIASIGLAEVVRIIVRNQDDWTNGSAGVRGIPSFFEGWPVLETLPETLPTLVFGSGPGATVLNAPFWQALLNVGLVLAFVGLCYLVLRRAHRSPWGRVLRTIRSDEDLARALGKNTYGFKMQSFVLGSLIMALAGVFYAHLNLYVSPGDLDPITTFYVWVAVILGGSGSNRGALFGGVVIVAIREGTRALPVDAAPMRLLFIGLIIVFLMRFRPQGVLPPQKELIWPGTVDETPQQPDSGVRETKAGEQ
- a CDS encoding ABC transporter ATP-binding protein: MSEQTTDTQTAATMSKDDVVLRVDNLVKTFGALVATDHATFEVERGTITGLIGPNGAGKSTLFNLISGFYEADSGSVSVNGTDVTGQEPYEIADHGLIRTFQTPRKVEGMTVREAMLVGPRNQPGESFLKLFTAPGEVGEAESKNMDDVNRILEEFEIDHLATQPATKISGGQMKLVELARAMLSEPEILLLDEPAAGVNPTLRNKLAEQIRRLNEQGTTMLLIEHDMEFVMSLADPVIVLDQGSVLMEGRPDEVQSDTRVIDAYLG
- a CDS encoding ABC transporter ATP-binding protein, with the protein product MTGDTTTTQETASAEPTDHVVELSGVDSGYGEVQVLDDCSLHLDAEEIVCLIGPNGAGKSTVLKTVFGMLTPWEGSVTYHGEDIGGMAPEEIVREGIGYVPQTDNVFGSLSIDENLRMGGVARESGLEPVMDKLYDRFPLLDKKRTAKARTLSGGQRQVLAFARALVMEPDVLLIDEPSAGLAPNTAKDVFGHVEAVNDLDTAILMVEQNATEGLGISDRGYVLDQGTVRFGGAADSLLDNEEVSKLYLGG
- a CDS encoding DMT family transporter, whose product is MSGLRRYAFALGPLAAAALWGVMFVVSKWSFALVPPVTLGFFRVALGAAALWVGLRLVGDPATPGREDWPALVGLGGWVTVTIVAQFLGTELTNASQGSLLTVLTPIFVVLLSGALLGERVTKTKALGIALAAVGTAVVVAGQYHLRRIAVGNAAGVALLVVASFAWAGYTVWGVAVVRKFSALTAATYSTIAATPMLGVLAVAELWYLGRGIATIPLSGPSLLSVAFLGFGSTAAAWYLWYKGLEYVPAGTVAVFYFLQPVVGTALAAALLDEQVGAWFVAGSLTIGAGVWVVSRERADEPARNRHGDGSELRE
- a CDS encoding DMT family transporter; amino-acid sequence: MPGPFATLDKSVPPGVGLAVAVVAVSTGAILVRLSDAPSTVAAFYRVLFTTLPLAVIAIWRYRSEFGHIGRRDLLFATLSGVALAVHFAAWFESLSWTSVAASVTLVQSQPLFVALGAWLLLDERLSLRIVGGILVAVAGMVTMALGDLLTGVLVGPAPLYGNALALLGAVMAAGYVLAGRSLRQRVSLVPYVVVVYSVCTVVLLAIVLAQGAPLTGYPTREWLLFAGLALGPGIFGHTVINWALAHLRSSVVSVSLLGEPVGSTLLAFLLLSEAPTLFTVGGGVAVLGGIAVTATDK
- a CDS encoding DUF7545 family protein, whose translation is MANDTVTLTIEGEDDEDELTVPTELLDLLRENDETDPAVVGDIAMFGLAQRIHGAVHHGQGEADQGIQDLEELTLDLFEERFGASFAELTGHDH
- a CDS encoding 2,5-diamino-6-(ribosylamino)-4(3H)-pyrimidinone 5'-phosphate reductase, which gives rise to MHVVVNAAMSADGKLASRRREQLAISGREDFDRVDQLRADSDAVMVGVGTVLADDPSLTVKDADRHSARLDRREPKNPARVVADSRIRTPPDATVLDDDAETYLLTSEAAPTDFIEQMEEAGAYVLAAGEDRVDLTTALAKLEGEGIERLMVEGGGELIFSLFEAGLVDELRVYIGAKVLGGRDAPTLADGDGFVESFPELALESVEQVDDGVLLTWTVEESDS
- a CDS encoding glutamate-cysteine ligase family protein, encoding MSESQSEPIRRSIEVEYWVVDSDGRLTEPGPLVAAAPGVEREFVEPVLEIKTTPCETTPQLRAELFERIGKVLAVADEHDMGLVPLATPLNHDEIADLPSERTRIQQEIIGSDFEYVRHCAGTHIHVEQIPGRAIDQLNTLVAIDPALALVNSARRFRGRPLADGARSKLYRWMAYDGLAHQGRLWRYIESREDWDRRLQRRYEEFERAALESGIDRQTFTSSFDPESAVWTPVQLRSEFGTVEWRSPDTALPSSVVELADTVARTVEHLRDTEIRIEGDTGRVTDSQIVLPEFTHVLEYVNAAIRDGLASESLCGYLERMGFDVEAYDPISRQGDDRGMLSVAQARERRLSYAERLERDVTEAQSMRAD
- the ilvD gene encoding dihydroxy-acid dehydratase translates to MSKQERREESGKDPNLRSSEVTEGTDQAPSRAMFRAMGYDDEDLDSPMVGVANPAADITPCNVHLDDVADAAYEGIDDAGGMPIEFGTITISDAVSMGTEGMKASLISREVIADSVELVSFGERMDGLVTIGGCDKNMPGMMMAAIRTDLPSVFVYGGSIMPGEHDGREITIQNVFEGVGAVADGDMTEDELDEMERHACPGAGSCGGMFTANTMASISETIGLAPLGSSGAPAEHEARYEIAEEAGAVAIDAIENDRKPSDILTRESFENAIALQVATGGSTNAVLHLLAMAAEADVDLDIETFNEISKRTPKIANLQPGGTRVMNDLFEVGGIPVVLKALLDADLLHGDAMTVTGETLAEGLERIDPPAIEDLDVDFLYTVEEPKNEQGAIRILTGNLAPDGAVIKITGEDHLHHEGPVRIFDDEESAMQYVQEGKVESGDVIGIRNEGPQGGPGMREMLGVTSAVAGQGHAEDVALFTDGRFSGATRGFSIGHVAPEAFAGGPIAALEDGDTITIDIDELELSVDLTDEELEERLADHDPEPQYDNGILAKYHRDFGSAANGAVTNPGAKWE